cttacaattttaattttgattgcgaaaatttttgttccatCAGACTGTCATAAAGTACATGACCGATGGGATTCTTCTACGAGAGAGTTTAAGAGAGGGTGATTTGGATCGATATAGCGTCGTTATCATGGATGAGGCTCATGAAAGATCTCTGTCCACTGACGTACTATTTGGACTACTGAGAGAGGTCAGCTGCTATTTCTTTTTACGATTTATTTCTCCTGTTATCCTTTGGTTAGTTCACACAATCCTAATGCAAGATATTGGTAAACTTGATTACGATTTCATTTCGAACTCAGTGTAACAAAATATGGGCATGATTTATGTCATCGATAGCAAACTTGGTATCTTCAAAAACGAGCGTTCTTATCTTAAATATCATGATTATACCAGATTAGGTAGTTTAACATTATCATGTTATCACAGTGGTTTATAATCGATGAAGTGcagtggaaatgaaaaaaaaaagaatcgaaacAAATACTGAACACtaaaatagaatatttattcagaaatttattcaagttttGGGTGAAGCAACATATTTCTTCGATTTAACAATTTCCCCTCACTTTTCTTTACATTGTTACAGTAACAATTACACAAAGAATTACTAGTCATTGTACTTGACAATATCAACAGTGTTATTAATGAGCAGATATCATTCTATGCCCGATGATTACCGGCAGAATGATGTCGTTGCTGTTTAGAAAGATAAAGCAGTGCTCCTGCGCTTGCAGAAACGCTTCCCCAACGTATTACAGCATTTTGCATCTCTCttcttttccaaatttctttaTCAGGTACAGAATGACCATAACGACACCATCGAACAAAAGACCGACTCGCTGTCCATTTGTAAGAGCCTTTTGATGCACAGTTTATccgttcaattattattgacgAGGCATTAGGGCTTTCTTTTGAATCATCTGTATTGTTTATTCGAATCTCTGTAGCATCGGCCCAGAAACTTTGCAAAGTACTAAATATTATTCCTCGACCTTTATTCTGATACTTGTTGTTTGCTTTGACAAGGTGTACCACCATagcttcctttttttctccagcTACCTCAgagaattcaaatatttattcatggTAACTATAATTCACAGATGatataaagtaaataaaactGTGTTTTtgataatgtaaaaaatataaagtatGTATTTAAGTAAAGTAAGCATTTTCAGATGAAAAGTTTCTGTTCACTAATAGGAACTATTCATTTAAAACTCGTGAAATTATTAGTCACAATCCAGTTCACTTAGTTTCAATTATCTCATTAACGTGATAAATGAAGTGAAACTGTTACCTTGCCTGTTATTTGACTGATACTAGATTATTGTTGTTGAATAGTTgaataaaaacttttaaataCATACCCGGCTGCTCTATCCATAGAACAATGCCGTACTCCACAGTGGCTGCTATATCTTTATTAACGTTGCGCCCATCATTTTTGTTGGTAGCACGTAGCTCGAGGATATAACCAGAATCAAgtacattttcaaataagtTATACTCTTTTTTCGTAAACCAACGAGAGTCTCTCAATGGAAACAGTCTTGTACTTTCTAATGCTTTTCCACGATATCCACTGCATCCATTGCTTTTATTCCCCAATAATAACGACTTAAAGAGTCGAGCTGCCATTGATTATCATTTAAGACTTGAGTCACAATAACAATGAGTGTATCTGGTGAAGTACGGTTCGGTTATGCTATCTAATCTATATTGCAAATTGTCTAAGGCAATAATCTTGaatcacatttttattttttactggTCTATTCACGATTTGCGATTACTTTATCAGATTATTAACCGTCAATGTATATTATAGGTGGTGGCACGTAGGCACGATTTGAAGCTTATAGTAACATCGGCAACTATGGACTCGACGAAATTCTCAGCATTCTTTGGCAACGCAGCTACTTTTGCAATTCCTGGTCGTACTTTCCCAGTTGAAATAATACATGCCAAGAACTCAGTCGAGGATTATGTCGATGCTGCGGTTAAACAAGTCTTACAAATTCATCTCCAACCCCGAAGTGGAGATATTCTGGTATTCATGCCTGGACAAGAAGATATCGAAGTAACATGCGAAGCTCTCAAAGAACGTCTCGGAGAAATTGATTCTGCACCTCCACTCTCCATACTCCCAATCTATTCCCAGTTACCATCCGATCTTCAagctaaaatatttcaacgagCGGAAGGGGGCTTTCGTAAATGCGTTGTGGCAACAAATATCGCAGAAACCTCCCTGACTGTGGATGGCATAGTATTCGTCGTTGACTCAGGGTACTGCAAACTGAAAGTCTATAATCCAAGAATAGGTATGGATGCGCTACAGGTATATCCTGTCTCAAGAGCGAATGCTGATCAAAGAGCAGGTCGAGCCGGTCGTACAGGACCAGGACATTGCTATCGCCTTTATACGCGTCGCCAGTACATGGATGAGTTACTTCTTACTGGAGTACCAGAAATTCAGAGAACCAATTTAGCCAACACGGTCCTCCTTCTGAAATCTCTTGGGGTGCAGGATCTACTTGCTTTTCACTTCATGGATCCTCCACCTCAAGATAATATACTGAATTCTTTATATCAGTTGTGGATCTTAAGTGCTCTGGATCATACAGGACGCCTTACTCCACTCGGACGTCAAATGGCCGAATTTCCTCTGGATCCTCCGCAGTGTCAAATGCTTATTGTCGCCTCTCAGCTTGGCTGCACTGCTGATATTCTCATCATAGGTATAAAATGCGGAGCTTTTTTACTCCATTTGAATCTATCCTTGGATGTTTTAGTAcctaattatttatcatttatgtTTCTGCAGTTTCAATGCTCTCCGTCCCATCAATCTTCTACAGACCAAAGGGGCGAGAGGAAGATTCAGACTCTGCTAGAGAAAAATTCCAGGTACCAGAATCGGATCACTTGACATTCCTGAATGTTTACAACCAGTGGAAATCCAACGGCTATTCAACCTCTTGGTGTAACGACCACTTTATACATGGTAAAGCAATGCGAAAAGTGAGAGAAGTGCGTCAACAACTAGAAGAGATACTTAAGCAACAAAAAATAGAAGTTGTAAGCTGTGGCACAGACTGGGATGTGGTGAGGAAATGTATTTGTTCAGCATATTTCCACCAAGCTGCACGTCTCAAAGGTATAGGAGAGTACGTTAATTGTCGTACAGGAATGCCTTGTCATCTTCATCCTACGTCTGCCTTGTTCGGTATGGGATTCACCCCTGACTACGTTGTTTATCACGAGCTAGTAATGACTGCCAAAGAATACATGCAGTGCGTTACCGCTGTTGATGGTCACTGGCTAGCCGAGCTTGGCCCAATGTTCTTTAGTGTCAAAGAGACAGGGCGTAGCGGTAGAGCCAAACGACAACAAGCGCTTCAGCATCTTCATGAAATGGAAGGGCAAATGAAGGTTGCCGAGGAAGAAATGCGGCTAAGAGCGCAAGAGCAGCTTGAAAAGGAACAAGCTTCAGTGagaaagtaagaaaattattacactAAAATgagattaaaattaaaacccTAATTTTTGTACCTGAAATTGAGTGAAGAATTAAAGTGTtcatacaaaataaaaattttttctcacaggAAAGAGATTTTAACTCCCGGTGTAAGAGACCCTGGCACACCAGTAAGTTATCGGAAAACTCCCGGCCGATTCGGATTGTGATCAATTATAAATTTGCTAGTAATATACGGTATGTTTTCCATGTAATGACTCGTCTCTTGCGATTAGATATTTTAAGTAAATGTTAAGGAACAAGAATccatttctgaaaaatttatatatatcgaCCAGATTTTACTTGTATTACGTTCTCTGGCTTTCGTTTACAATACTTTTTCTGAATTCTACTTGATTATACCTAGGTGTATGCTACTAATAATGTCATTCGAATATCATAGTATATAAGAAATTGTAATGAATATACGAATTAAAATATCACCGGACTATATTAGAGGGAAAAAGTGAAGTACAAACTTATTTTGCAATCCAATATTTCACAGAGCGAAATCGAAATACAGCGAGAGTCATTTTTGTGTACACTTGactgataataataagaaagcaataataaaaaagtgaaTCAGCCTATCTGATCACCGTTTTAAGATATTTATTGGGAATATGTGTTATTTAATCAtgcagaaattttcattatgtTATAATAGTCTCCCTGGTTATAATCATCTGGGTGCTTGTTTTGTAACTTTGCCACTCCGAAATTCATTCCCGGGGCGGTGCGTATTAAACTGTTTCCGTCGATAAAAACACACGCGTAATCTACCTAACTGAAATCTAACCTAAAAACCGGCATTACTTGCCAGCTCTTTAAGGACATTCGTGAtcagaaaacttgaaaaactatttagaAGTAGTATCAAAGTTTCGAGATACAGGCACTTAATTGATAAGTAAGTGATCATATCTTGAAAGAAGTTGTCAAAACTGGTTTTCAGGAATTGTCAGCCTTCGAACTAAACAGAAAGTAATCGAAGCTATACTAATTTTTAATGTGGAATAAAATTGCTTATTTTGTTAATCTTTAAAGGAAACATGGTTGTCCGTCAGTATCAGGAAGAATTGAAGTACCTAGAAAAAATCAACGATTACTGCTGGAGAATTAAAAAGGGGTTTCAGCCAAATATGAATGTGAGAGTACACCAATGCaataaatattcttatttcataatttacactattttcaaaatcaaattttgctCCAAAACGAATCAAGGTCGAAGGTATATTCTATGTAAACAATACCCTGGAACGTCTAATGCTAGAAGAATTACGCAATTCCTGCCGACCTGGTATGGTAGGTGGATTTCTACCAGGAGTAAAGCAAATTGCTAATGTGGCTGCTTTACCTGGCATTGTAGGGAGGTCTGTCGGATTACCAGATGTTCATTCCGGATATGGATTTGCCATCGGTAAGCCATAATATTTACTTCCATATCTATTCTCTGTTTTTTAATGAGTCTGAACTCTTGTTTTACACTACGTTAAATTAACCATCTGAGataatgatttaaattttcttatttaccTCAGGCAATATGGCGGCATTCGACATGAATGATCCCAAATCAATAGTCTCCCCTGGAGGTGTAGGATTTGACATAAACTGTGGCGTAAGGCTCCTTAGGACTAATTTATTTGAGAAGGATGTCCAGCCTATAAAAGTGCGTCAAATaattacacaatttttcacattgaatGATTTCAAAGGTTATTTCGATGCATGTAATTGTTTCATCTCAATTAGAAATCGGtaaacaattatattttttaggAACAACTAGCTCAAAGCATGTTCGATCACATACCTGTTGGTGTCGGATCAAAAGGAATCATACCCATGAATGCCAGGGATTTGGAAGAGGCCTTAGAAATGGGAATGGATTGGTCTCTTCGTGAAGGTTTCTTGCCcaaaatacatatttcattatGTGATAGTCAGTAAAAAACTGTATACTTATtcgattcatattttttttatccaggCTATA
The Neodiprion fabricii isolate iyNeoFabr1 chromosome 5, iyNeoFabr1.1, whole genome shotgun sequence genome window above contains:
- the LOC124182144 gene encoding pre-mRNA-splicing factor ATP-dependent RNA helicase PRP16 isoform X1, translating into MSEDPDPELYRLEGESNQTGGLIIRKKASDHTFKKPQPSVLGLDKLAERKRRENSQEPGSARSSPSTSQSPDHNPDPKERKYRLHEEETPTHTGGVNSEARRRFEDRLSRQRIDAQDRLYRERRRKDRERDRDRSRSRDSVRQTPMRFKDEPQTPKFRTKDSTSRSNWDDDDDFEPRKSTWDHPTPKLYGSKDPKDSVRSEWTPSYKYNSWIKERKASGATPMTDGEEREMWEEEQRRLDREWYALDDGENRPFADVSEEYAQKKEMEMEAKRERRVSAQQRQINKDNELWERNRMLTSGVVSSLEHDDDPDDEAEARVHLLVHNVVPPFLDGRIVFTKQPEPVVPVRDPSSDMAVVARKGSALVRAYREQKERRRAQRKHWELAGTAIGNIMGVSGPDGKPAEGDQQGQDTDFKAGQKYARHINTGESSGDFKHKTIQNQRRSLPVFAVRQELLNVIRENSVVVIVGETGSGKTTQLTQYLHEDGYSRYGIIGCTQPRRVAAMSVAKRVSDEMATPLGEKVGYAIRFEDCTSKETVIKYMTDGILLRESLREGDLDRYSVVIMDEAHERSLSTDVLFGLLREVVARRHDLKLIVTSATMDSTKFSAFFGNAATFAIPGRTFPVEIIHAKNSVEDYVDAAVKQVLQIHLQPRSGDILVFMPGQEDIEVTCEALKERLGEIDSAPPLSILPIYSQLPSDLQAKIFQRAEGGFRKCVVATNIAETSLTVDGIVFVVDSGYCKLKVYNPRIGMDALQVYPVSRANADQRAGRAGRTGPGHCYRLYTRRQYMDELLLTGVPEIQRTNLANTVLLLKSLGVQDLLAFHFMDPPPQDNILNSLYQLWILSALDHTGRLTPLGRQMAEFPLDPPQCQMLIVASQLGCTADILIIVSMLSVPSIFYRPKGREEDSDSAREKFQVPESDHLTFLNVYNQWKSNGYSTSWCNDHFIHGKAMRKVREVRQQLEEILKQQKIEVVSCGTDWDVVRKCICSAYFHQAARLKGIGEYVNCRTGMPCHLHPTSALFGMGFTPDYVVYHELVMTAKEYMQCVTAVDGHWLAELGPMFFSVKETGRSGRAKRQQALQHLHEMEGQMKVAEEEMRLRAQEQLEKEQASVRKKEILTPGVRDPGTPVSYRKTPGRFGL
- the LOC124182147 gene encoding uncharacterized protein LOC124182147; the encoded protein is MAARLFKSLLLGNKSNGCSGYRGKALESTRLFPLRDSRWFTKKEYNLFENVLDSGYILELRATNKNDGRNVNKDIAATVEYGIVLWIEQPAGEKKEAMVVHLVKANNKYQNKGRGIIFSTLQSFWADATEIRINNTDDSKESPNASSIIIERINCASKGSYKWTASRSFVRWCRYGHSVPDKEIWKRREMQNAVIRWGSVSASAGALLYLSKQQRHHSAGNHRA
- the LOC124182144 gene encoding pre-mRNA-splicing factor ATP-dependent RNA helicase PRP16 isoform X3 → MQPEPVVPVRDPSSDMAVVARKGSALVRAYREQKERRRAQRKHWELAGTAIGNIMGVSGPDGKPAEGDQQGQDTDFKAGQKYARHINTGESSGDFKHKTIQNQRRSLPVFAVRQELLNVIRENSVVVIVGETGSGKTTQLTQYLHEDGYSRYGIIGCTQPRRVAAMSVAKRVSDEMATPLGEKVGYAIRFEDCTSKETVIKYMTDGILLRESLREGDLDRYSVVIMDEAHERSLSTDVLFGLLREVVARRHDLKLIVTSATMDSTKFSAFFGNAATFAIPGRTFPVEIIHAKNSVEDYVDAAVKQVLQIHLQPRSGDILVFMPGQEDIEVTCEALKERLGEIDSAPPLSILPIYSQLPSDLQAKIFQRAEGGFRKCVVATNIAETSLTVDGIVFVVDSGYCKLKVYNPRIGMDALQVYPVSRANADQRAGRAGRTGPGHCYRLYTRRQYMDELLLTGVPEIQRTNLANTVLLLKSLGVQDLLAFHFMDPPPQDNILNSLYQLWILSALDHTGRLTPLGRQMAEFPLDPPQCQMLIVASQLGCTADILIIVSMLSVPSIFYRPKGREEDSDSAREKFQVPESDHLTFLNVYNQWKSNGYSTSWCNDHFIHGKAMRKVREVRQQLEEILKQQKIEVVSCGTDWDVVRKCICSAYFHQAARLKGIGEYVNCRTGMPCHLHPTSALFGMGFTPDYVVYHELVMTAKEYMQCVTAVDGHWLAELGPMFFSVKETGRSGRAKRQQALQHLHEMEGQMKVAEEEMRLRAQEQLEKEQASVRKKEILTPGVRDPGTPVSYRKTPGRFGL
- the LOC124182144 gene encoding pre-mRNA-splicing factor ATP-dependent RNA helicase PRP16 isoform X4, which translates into the protein MPEPVVPVRDPSSDMAVVARKGSALVRAYREQKERRRAQRKHWELAGTAIGNIMGVSGPDGKPAEGDQQGQDTDFKAGQKYARHINTGESSGDFKHKTIQNQRRSLPVFAVRQELLNVIRENSVVVIVGETGSGKTTQLTQYLHEDGYSRYGIIGCTQPRRVAAMSVAKRVSDEMATPLGEKVGYAIRFEDCTSKETVIKYMTDGILLRESLREGDLDRYSVVIMDEAHERSLSTDVLFGLLREVVARRHDLKLIVTSATMDSTKFSAFFGNAATFAIPGRTFPVEIIHAKNSVEDYVDAAVKQVLQIHLQPRSGDILVFMPGQEDIEVTCEALKERLGEIDSAPPLSILPIYSQLPSDLQAKIFQRAEGGFRKCVVATNIAETSLTVDGIVFVVDSGYCKLKVYNPRIGMDALQVYPVSRANADQRAGRAGRTGPGHCYRLYTRRQYMDELLLTGVPEIQRTNLANTVLLLKSLGVQDLLAFHFMDPPPQDNILNSLYQLWILSALDHTGRLTPLGRQMAEFPLDPPQCQMLIVASQLGCTADILIIVSMLSVPSIFYRPKGREEDSDSAREKFQVPESDHLTFLNVYNQWKSNGYSTSWCNDHFIHGKAMRKVREVRQQLEEILKQQKIEVVSCGTDWDVVRKCICSAYFHQAARLKGIGEYVNCRTGMPCHLHPTSALFGMGFTPDYVVYHELVMTAKEYMQCVTAVDGHWLAELGPMFFSVKETGRSGRAKRQQALQHLHEMEGQMKVAEEEMRLRAQEQLEKEQASVRKKEILTPGVRDPGTPVSYRKTPGRFGL